CTCATGTCCCTCGGATTCTGGCTCTCGCTCAGCGCCGAGTTGCCGTTCGATGACGGATTCGGCTTCGCCGCCATCGGTGGAACCCTCCTGGTGTTCATGTGGTTCTTGGTCGGGCCGATCAGCATTCTCGCCGCGACTGTCTGTGCAATCGTCGGTGCGGTGCGGTCGAACGATAGCGCTGGGGTGGGAATCGTGCAGGCCGTGTGTTCAGTTGGTTTGGCATCGGTGTCACTTACGTGCTCTTTACCACGTAGTTTCCGCCTCGGCGCCAAAGTCCACCAGCGCCTCACCGATCAGGCGCTGCGCCTCCGCGTCCTCGACCGTTGGTGTGCCGTCGCCCGGCTGCTCCCCGTACGAGCCGAACTGCGCGTGCGACACTCCCTCGAGCTCCACGTACGTGCTGTCGGCGGGCATGAGGGGCGCGGCATCGGCGATCTTGTCGGGCGTGACGAGGCGATCCTCGCCGCCCGACACCGACAGTGCGGCGAGATCCGTGCGAGTGCTGAGGTCGCCGAGCGAGCAGTACGAGGCGAGGAGCACCAGCGCCGAGACCTCGGGGTCTTCCGCGTACGAGCACGCCTTGACCCCGCCCTGGCTGTGACCACCCACGGCCCACCGCTCGACGTCGGGAAGCTGGTTCGTGAAGTCCTCGAACGGTCGCGTCTCGAAGATCGCAAGATTGATGAACGGGCGAACGATCACGACCGATGTGCCAGACGCGACGAGGGACTCGAACGTGCCGATGTACGCCTCGGGTTCGACCTTCGCCCCGGCGAGAAAGACCAGCCCGCGATCGCTGGCGCCCTGGGTCGGGGTCATGGTGACGAAGTCGTGCGAGACCTCGATGCTAACGGCCGGATCCGACTGCGCGCGCTCGATCGCCGGCCCCTTCGCGGGGTAGGTGACGTTCGCCCAGATGGCGAACATGCCGATCGTGATCACGAGGCAGCCGGCAACCACGAGCGCCGTGACTGTGAGGATGCGGCGAAGGCGTCGGCCACGGCGCTTCGGGTGCGCGCCGGTCGCCGGGGGCACGGATGCGGTGTCCGGGGTGTCCTGATCCACGAGCCTGCCTGCTTTCTCACGAGTGAAGGTACGACTACCGTACTATCCCTGAAGCTGTATATTTGCCACATGGCAGCCACCAGCGACCCTCGACTCGAGCTTCCCCGAGTGCTGCGAGATCTGCACGACGCCATGCACGCGGGCAACGCCGCCGTCGCCAGGCGGCTGGGCATGAACACCACCGACGCGGCCGCGATCGAGCACATCGCGATGTCGCCGACGGCAATCGGGCCCGCCGAACTCGGCGAGCGGCTGGGCGTAACCAAGTCCTCGGCGACCGAGATCGTCGATCGACTCGTCGCCGCGGGCCACCTCGAACGAGTTCGCGAGGAGAGCGACCGGCGTCGATTCCGGCTGGTTCCCACGCCGTTCGCACGCGATGCGGTCTCTCGAGAGATCGACCCGCTGATGCAGGCGATCCAGGCCACCGCCGCCGACCTGAGCGACCGCGAGGCCGCGACGGTGGTGCAGTTCCTCAGGTCACTCGAGCGGGATCACCGGCGCTTCGCGCTCCGAGGAGACGCACAGGTACGGTAGCCAAACTACTTTTGTGAGTGCGACTCAGGAAAGTACAGCAATCCCAAATCCAACGCCACAGCTGAAACCGAGGCCGGAGACGTTTCTCGCGATCAGAAAAGCGCTGCGGGTCTACCAGGTTGCCTCGGTGATCACGGGGGTCGGGCTCCTGCTGCTGGTGGCCGAGATGATCCTCAAGTACTCGCCGCTGCACGTCGAGGTCTTCCTCGGGGGATCGGGCGGACTCGCGTGGACGGCGCCCGCGCTGCCGGGTCCCGCCTGCGAATGGTTCTCGCTGCTGCTGCCGAACAGCGCGTGCAGCATCGAGTCGACTGGAGACGGGTTCAACCTGTCCACCGGGATCCTCGTCGCGCACGGGTGGTTCTACGTCGTGTATCTCGCGCTGAGCTTCCGCCTCTGGAGCCTGATGCGCTGGCCCTTCCGCACGTTCGTCGTCCTCGCACTCGCGGGCGTCGTGCCGTTCCTCTCGTTCATCGCGGAGTCGTGGGCCACGTCCCGCGTGCGGCGGCAACTGACGCCTCAGTGAATCCGCGCGACCTGGACCGTCACATGCGCGTCGAGCGGCGTCCGCGCGAGGATCGTGTCCGCCACTCGTCGTGCAGTCTCGACGGTGTTGTCCTGGCTTGACGTCGCGATCCGGGCGGCGACGGTGGTGTCACCGCCCGTCGACGTCACGACGATCTCCGAGGCCGGCCCGTCGGGGGAGATCCCCGTGGCCGCCGCGATGAGTTCGGGCAGTCGTGCCGCGGTGGGGGCAGGCGCGTAGATGTCGGTGACGCCGTCGACGGCGAGGACTCGGGTGACGAGCTCGTGCGGTGCGGGCAATTCAGAGGTCATGTCGGGCTCCTTAACCGGGTGGGGTTCCGTGCAGGTCTTCGACGGCGATGTTCACGGCGGTGACGTTGAGCTCCGTGTGCCTCAGCAGGGTGTCGTGCGCCAGGGCCCGCAGCTCGTCCGCGAGCTCCGGGAGCGGGATCCCGAATCGCACGGACGCGGTGAGGTTGATCTCCACGGGCGCTCCAGGTGTCTCGGCGTCGCCCTCGATCTGGGTGCGGCTGATGTAGACCCCGTCGAGCGAGTCACCGGTGGTGCGCAGCAGCGCCTTCACGGCGCCCTCGGTCACCGTGATGTGCACGCGGGGATCAGGGTGGCTGATCGGAAAGCTGCGTCCCGCGCGGAGCTCGGAGTGGATCGTGGTCAGGATCCGTTCGAACCACCCGTCCGACGTCGCGGGCAATCGGGCGGCGTCATCCGCGATGAGGTCCCGCGAGAGGCGGCCGACGCGCTCGAGCGCCTCCAGTGCGTTGAGGCATTCCGGGCAGCTCTCGATATGCCGGTCGACGGGAGTGCGCCCCGACTCGAGGTACTCGGTCAGACGTTCGATCGTGGTCCCGCAGTCCAATGCGGTGGGCGTTTCGTCAGTCGTCATCGCCACCCCTCCATCTGGATCGTGAGGCTTGCGCGTGCCCGTGAGAGAAGGCCTCTCACGGTGCTGGGTGCGGTGTCCATCTCCGCGGCGATCTCGGCGTAGCTGAGTTCAGCGACCTCGCGGAGCAGCCAGCACCTCCGTTGGTCCTCCGACAGCGTATCCAATGCTCGGGACAGGGCAGCGAGCTGGGCGTTGCGGATCGCGGTGGACTCCGGCTGATGACGCTCCTGAGGAGCGGCATCGAATCCTTCGAGCGGCACCTCGGCGGGCCGCTTCTTCACCCACGCGTAGGCCTCCCGGCTCGTGATGCGCATGAGCCAGGGCCGCACGGCGCCGGGATCCCGAAGCGTGGAGAGCTGCCGCCAAGCGATGACGAACGCGTTCTGCACAACGTCGTCGGCTTCGCTCGCCGACCCCACGATGCGCGCGGCATACGCACGCATGAGCCCGGCATGCCTCCGGATCAGCTCGTGAAACGCATCGACGTCGCCGTCCTGTGCGCCCGATGCCAGCGCGGCGTCGGCGACCTGCCCGAGATCCTCCCGAGCGGGGTTCGTGCCTGCTGACATTGCGCCTCCGAAAACTTTCTCGGACGGATTTGTGACGAATCCGCCCGAATCGCTCTCTTATTTATGAGCAAACATATCGCTCCCGAATGCGACCCCGCGAGGGCTTGCATTCGGCACCGTAATCCAGAGAGAAGGATGTGTCATGGCCACTCAGAACCCCAAGACTCCGACCACCGGATCGGCGCAGCCCGCACAGGCCAAGCCCGAAGCACCTGCTCTGGACGAGACTCCGGCCCCGCGGGTCGATCGGTCCTCGTTCACGGCGGCCCGACCTCCCGTCGACACGGAGGCGGCTGGTTCCACGGTCATCGCCGAGGGTGTCGTCGCGAAGATCGCCGGCATCGCCGCGCGAGATATTCCGGGTGTCTACGCGCTCGGAGCCACCGGAGCCCGTGCGTTCGGAGCGATCCGCGACGTGATGAACGCGACCGATCTTGCCCAGGGCGTCAAGGTCGAGGTCGGTGAAACGCAGGCCGCCGCGGATCTGATCATCGTGGTGGAGTACCCGGCTCCCATCCAGGAGGTCGCCGACCAGGTCCGCGCCGCCGTCGCGGGAGCGATCCGGCGCCTCGTCGGCTTGGAGGTCGTCGAGGTCAACGTCGAGGTCAACGACGTGCACGTTCCCGGTGACGACTCCGACGCCGACACCGAATCGCGCGTCGCATGAGTGCCACCCTCACCGGTGCTCTGATCGGCGCCGTCCTCGCGCTCACGGCGCTCATCTTCGGGTTCTGGGGCTTCTTGCTCCTGGCGCTCTTCATGGGCATCGGTGCGTTCCTCGGACGGATCGCCGCGGGTAAGGTCGACGTCCGCGGTCTCGCGAGCGCGTTCACCGGACGGCGTACGTCCTGATGCGTGCCGACCTGCACCGCACCCGAGGTGGCGGCCTTGCGGAGGCCGCCACCGGGACCGTCGCGGTTCCCGGTCGCACCGAGGTGAAGGAGCGGGTGTACCGCACGGTCACCGCACGCGCATCGGCGGCACTCATCGGAGTGCCCCACGGCGACGTGCAGGTCGAAGTCCTCCAGCATCGCAGCGGTCTGACCGTGCGGATCGCCACGCCGATCCCCGTGCCCCACCTCGCCGACACGGAGGCGATCGCAGGGGGCGCGTCCATCCTCGACCGGGCCCGTCAGCTCCAGGAAGACCTGCAGGTCCGACTGGCGACGATGCTCGGTCGCGACATCACCCGTGTCCACCTGGCGATCACGGGCGCCACGACGCCGAAACGGAGGCGTGTCCGATGACCAGTCCTGCACTGCGCCGGGTGATCCGGCGCGAAACGCACTCGCCGCGCACCGTGGCGATGATCGTCGCGGTCGTCCTGTGCCTCCTGGGCCTCGGGTACCTGGGCATCGAGCTCGTGCTCGGACTGCTCGCCCAGCCGGCGCTGCTCATCGACCCCTCTGCGGGCTGGAGCTGGATCCTCGGGCTCCCCTCCGGCCCACCCGTGGGGCTTCTCGTGACCGGCGGCGTGATCCTGGCAGTGGCCGGGGTGCTCTGCATCTGGCTCGCCATCGCGCCCGGACGCCTCTCGAAGCACACGCTCGAGGGCGACGGCCGGGCCGTGGTCGTCGACAACGGCGTCATCGCCGCCTCGCTCGCGCAGCACCTGAGCGAGACGCTCGGCCTCCCGCGAGACGCCGTGCTCGTCGGGGTCGCGCGCCGGACCGTCGACGTCACCCTGCGCCCTGATCCCGACGTCGACCTGGAGACGGCAGAGGTCCGCTCGATCGCCGATGCCGAGCTCTCGAGCTACCGACTCAGCCGCCCGATGCGAACGACGGTGCGGGTGGCGCGCCGCCCGGAAAGGGACAGCGACTCATGAACCACACCAATCGCGCACTGAATCGCGCACTCCTGCTGATCTTCGGTCTCGTGCTCCTCGGTGCCGGACTCGTCGGGGTGGGCCTCGCGGTCTGGCCGACCGCTGCGACCGCCTGGGGCGACGTCGGGGGCGGCGCGGATGCGTGGCTGGCCCAGGTGCTCGAGGTGACCCGGATCGCCGGAACCGCGGCGACCTGGATCGGGATCGGGGCGATCGTGATCATCCTCGTCGCCCTCGTGCTCCTCGTGCTCGCGCTGACGCGCCTGATCCGCCGTCGGAGCCGGACGGTCGTGCTCTCCAACGATGCGCAGACCCCCCTCGGGCGCGTGACGATCACCGAGGGCTTCGTCTCGGACGCCGTGCGGAATGCGCTGGCGGATCGCGACGAGATCCTCACTGTCCAGGTCACGGCGAACGAGATCCGCAGCACTCCGGTGCTGCACGTGTCGGTCACCCCGAGGCAGAACACCGACCCCCGGGAGCTCGTCGACCGGATCGACCTGCTCCTCCGCAACCTCACCGCCCTCACGGGTCAGGAGATCGACACCTACATCTCGATCCACAGCGGGCTTCGCGTCCGCCTCGCCCACGATCAGGCCAGGCTCACGTAGCGGCGTGCGCCCTGGCCCACCCTGACCCCGCAACGTATCGTTCGGCGCCTCGCACGAGACGATACGGCGGCGTCCACCCGGACCGCCGTCACCCCACACCCACGAAAGGACCCCACCATGGGACTCGACGACAAGATCAAGAACACGGCACAGGATCTGGCCGGAAAGGCGAAGGAAGCCGTCGGCAACGTGACCGACAACGAGAAGCTCGCCGCAGAGGGCCGCGCGGATCAGGCGAAAGCGGATCTTAAGCAGGCCGGGGAGAACGTGAAGGACGCGTTCAAGAAGTGACCGGTGGGGTGGGGTGTGCGGTCACTGACTGCACACCCCGCCGTCGCGGGGAGACCACCTCGCGACCGCCCGTCAGGTGCGGGTGATTCGCGACTGAGCCGTGCGGTTCGGCTCCGCGCAGAGCCGGCACGATACGGTGGTTCGGAGGGGGTCGACGGCGAATGAGCGCACGGTACGCACGAGGGCCGTACCGCGTGTCGGTCGTCATTCCCGTCAAAGACGACGGCGCACTCCTGCGCCGGTGCCTGCGCGCCCTGTCGCTGCAGACGCGACGCCCCGACGAGATCGTCGTCGTCGACAACGGTTCGGTGGACGATTCCGCGGAGATCGCACGGCGCCACGGCGCGCGCGTGGTGGTGTGCGCGGACCCCGGGATCCCCGCCGCCAGCGCCACCGGCTACGACGCGGCGCTCGGCGACCTGATCCTGCGGCTCGACGCCGACTGCATTCCCGCCCGCACCTGGGTCGAGGAGATCGTGGCGGCACTGACGCGCCGCGGCGACGTCGCGGCAGTCACCGGTGGCGCCCGCTTCGTGGACGGACCGCGATCCCTGCGCTCCTGGGCCGCCGCGGCGTATTTGGGGGCCTACTTCGCGGTCGCGGTGCCCACGCTGGGTCATCTGCCGCTCTTCGGCTCGAACCTGGCCTTCCGGCGCGAGGTGTGGCTGCGGATGCGCCACCGGATCCACCGCCACGCGAATATTCACGACGACCTCGACCTCGCCTTCCACCTCGGCGATCAGCATCGCATCCGGTTCGCCCCGCGCGCGGCGATGGGCATGTCGATGCGCCCGCTCGCGTCCGCGCGAGGGTTCGCGCTGCGCATCGAGCGGGGCGTGCGAACCGTGGTGGGGCACTGGCCCGCGGACTTCCCCCCGGTGCGGTGGAATCGCATCGTGCTGCGGAAGCTGCTGCGCCGCGCCGGGATCCTCCCGCGTCGACGGACGGTTCGATGATGGAGCCGGCCGGCCGGAGTGCGGCGCCTCCCCTGCGCGTCATGACCTTCAATGTGCGGCGGCGCCTCCCGTTCTCGCTCAGACCCGCGGATCGATGGTCGGTGCGGCGGCAGCGGGTGCGGGCGCTCCTGCAGCGCGAGCGTCCCACGATCCTCGCGGCGCAGGAGGTGCTGCCGGATCAGGCCCGCTGG
Above is a genomic segment from Leucobacter rhizosphaerae containing:
- a CDS encoding alpha/beta hydrolase — its product is MDQDTPDTASVPPATGAHPKRRGRRLRRILTVTALVVAGCLVITIGMFAIWANVTYPAKGPAIERAQSDPAVSIEVSHDFVTMTPTQGASDRGLVFLAGAKVEPEAYIGTFESLVASGTSVVIVRPFINLAIFETRPFEDFTNQLPDVERWAVGGHSQGGVKACSYAEDPEVSALVLLASYCSLGDLSTRTDLAALSVSGGEDRLVTPDKIADAAPLMPADSTYVELEGVSHAQFGSYGEQPGDGTPTVEDAEAQRLIGEALVDFGAEAETTW
- a CDS encoding MarR family winged helix-turn-helix transcriptional regulator; protein product: MAATSDPRLELPRVLRDLHDAMHAGNAAVARRLGMNTTDAAAIEHIAMSPTAIGPAELGERLGVTKSSATEIVDRLVAAGHLERVREESDRRRFRLVPTPFARDAVSREIDPLMQAIQATAADLSDREAATVVQFLRSLERDHRRFALRGDAQVR
- a CDS encoding DUF3817 domain-containing protein; this translates as MSATQESTAIPNPTPQLKPRPETFLAIRKALRVYQVASVITGVGLLLLVAEMILKYSPLHVEVFLGGSGGLAWTAPALPGPACEWFSLLLPNSACSIESTGDGFNLSTGILVAHGWFYVVYLALSFRLWSLMRWPFRTFVVLALAGVVPFLSFIAESWATSRVRRQLTPQ
- a CDS encoding Asp23/Gls24 family envelope stress response protein — protein: MTTDETPTALDCGTTIERLTEYLESGRTPVDRHIESCPECLNALEALERVGRLSRDLIADDAARLPATSDGWFERILTTIHSELRAGRSFPISHPDPRVHITVTEGAVKALLRTTGDSLDGVYISRTQIEGDAETPGAPVEINLTASVRFGIPLPELADELRALAHDTLLRHTELNVTAVNIAVEDLHGTPPG
- a CDS encoding RNA polymerase sigma factor; translated protein: MSAGTNPAREDLGQVADAALASGAQDGDVDAFHELIRRHAGLMRAYAARIVGSASEADDVVQNAFVIAWRQLSTLRDPGAVRPWLMRITSREAYAWVKKRPAEVPLEGFDAAPQERHQPESTAIRNAQLAALSRALDTLSEDQRRCWLLREVAELSYAEIAAEMDTAPSTVRGLLSRARASLTIQMEGWR
- a CDS encoding Asp23/Gls24 family envelope stress response protein, whose amino-acid sequence is MATQNPKTPTTGSAQPAQAKPEAPALDETPAPRVDRSSFTAARPPVDTEAAGSTVIAEGVVAKIAGIAARDIPGVYALGATGARAFGAIRDVMNATDLAQGVKVEVGETQAAADLIIVVEYPAPIQEVADQVRAAVAGAIRRLVGLEVVEVNVEVNDVHVPGDDSDADTESRVA
- a CDS encoding DUF2273 domain-containing protein, whose amino-acid sequence is MSATLTGALIGAVLALTALIFGFWGFLLLALFMGIGAFLGRIAAGKVDVRGLASAFTGRRTS
- a CDS encoding DNA/RNA endonuclease G; this encodes MTSPALRRVIRRETHSPRTVAMIVAVVLCLLGLGYLGIELVLGLLAQPALLIDPSAGWSWILGLPSGPPVGLLVTGGVILAVAGVLCIWLAIAPGRLSKHTLEGDGRAVVVDNGVIAASLAQHLSETLGLPRDAVLVGVARRTVDVTLRPDPDVDLETAEVRSIADAELSSYRLSRPMRTTVRVARRPERDSDS
- a CDS encoding alkaline shock response membrane anchor protein AmaP; protein product: MNHTNRALNRALLLIFGLVLLGAGLVGVGLAVWPTAATAWGDVGGGADAWLAQVLEVTRIAGTAATWIGIGAIVIILVALVLLVLALTRLIRRRSRTVVLSNDAQTPLGRVTITEGFVSDAVRNALADRDEILTVQVTANEIRSTPVLHVSVTPRQNTDPRELVDRIDLLLRNLTALTGQEIDTYISIHSGLRVRLAHDQARLT
- a CDS encoding CsbD family protein — translated: MGLDDKIKNTAQDLAGKAKEAVGNVTDNEKLAAEGRADQAKADLKQAGENVKDAFKK
- a CDS encoding glycosyltransferase family 2 protein, translated to MSARYARGPYRVSVVIPVKDDGALLRRCLRALSLQTRRPDEIVVVDNGSVDDSAEIARRHGARVVVCADPGIPAASATGYDAALGDLILRLDADCIPARTWVEEIVAALTRRGDVAAVTGGARFVDGPRSLRSWAAAAYLGAYFAVAVPTLGHLPLFGSNLAFRREVWLRMRHRIHRHANIHDDLDLAFHLGDQHRIRFAPRAAMGMSMRPLASARGFALRIERGVRTVVGHWPADFPPVRWNRIVLRKLLRRAGILPRRRTVR